AAGAAACCTAAAATAACGTCGCAAAAAAGTAGCACCCATATGTGAAAGAGCGAGCCATGGAGGTGGGACCGTAATgttttggggatgcgtcgccTACAATGGCTTGGGAAATTTAGTTCCTGTAGATGGCAGCAGGAATAAAGAGAAATATTTGGAAGTGCTAAACCATCACgctttcccctctggagataattTGATTGGGGAGTCCTTTACATTCCAACAGGACAACGCCCCGTGCCATAAAGCTAAAGTCGTTACCCAATTCTTGAAGGACATTGGGGTTAATACTTTGGACTAGCCGGCCCAGAGCCCAGACTTACACATTATCGAGAATCTCTGGTCTTATATAAAAAGAAACCGGACTCCAAATTTGACAAGGAACCGTGAGGATACAATCTCAGAGGTGAAATCACTCTGGAGAGAAATTCCATTGTCTTATATCCACAGCTTAGTGGAATCAGTTCCAAGACGTCTGCAAAAGGTGATAGAGGCAAAGGGAGGGTATATATTTTACTGATTCATTATGAAAAGTTACTTCGTTCcattcgtttttgtttttttttcacaTTTTATAAAATGTCAAAATACTTATGCCACCGTCTGTTTACGAataattaattttcatttcaGAATAAACGCACTTATCATACTTTTTGTACATATTTTTATAAgcttaatataatacctatctacgataaataaatatactttctacttaagaaaaataaaaagttacaACCAAATATGCAGTGCATAATTTTTGTCAAAATACTTATGCCGAcgtgtgtattttttttttaatatatttgttatatttttttttatattattatttatatattttttaatgtatattttttaaatgtattttttttaaatgtattttttttaaatattttttttttgtatttatgttttatttctgtttttatttttaaaattttaaaaaaattgttGTTTTTTCTGAGTTTTACAAATGAAACAATTATAATTGGGTCGTGGACGTCGCCCGATATTTTATTCAAAAGCAAAAATGATCCCCAAAAATGTTCTGCACATTAATTCTTGATAAATCGCGGTTCATCGAgggtatttttgttgtttctgaAGCAAGAGAGACGGGGGTTGGCTTGCCCCATAGctaataatattattataataAGAATAATACTTGCGCATGGCACTGAAGAGCCGCAAAGGGCTGGAGACCACAATTTTGAGGTTACGAGAAACCGGAACACGCAGAATCCGAGTGGATATATACGAATACATTGTGTAATCGTTGGAGGAGTTTGGATCAGATCGGAGCATTGCGGTGGCTTCCAGGCGCACGTTCTCCAGAGGctctctctcgttctctctTTGTCTTTCGCTTTCTCTCCCTCCAATGTCCAATCAAATGACTTGGGCACCGTGAATTGGCTCCTCTGAGAGAGCTCATACTTTTCCAATTATTGCATCTTTGAAGTATTCACAGCTCATTCGTGCTACAGCGATACAGCGCTACATTAAGcgattattatttatttatgtttttttttttgaggcAGTCAAAATCTAAAGAATTCCTGctcattttgttgttgttctacATTTCAGGTGCCACCAAGTGTCTTCGGATGTGCTCGAGCGTGCCGAGAGGACATCGAGCTACCACTAGACGACTGCACAGACGAAAGGGGCAGCAGGGCGACGGACGCCCTCCTCTCCTGCAATCAGGAACCACTTTGAAAGTATTCACAGAGTCCGGCATCATCTGAAAAATGTCACGTTCTCGAAACCAGGAGCCCAAAGAGCCGCCGTACAGCGAGGGCGATGTGGTGTGGGTGAAAATACACAACACAGAGATCTGGTGGCCCGGCGAAGTCACCTTGTCCCAGAACTTTAGATTCGTGAATGCCAGCCGGCCCCCATTTGCAGTTGTTGCCTTCTTCAACGAGAAAACATAGTAAGTCCCAACCCCCGATTGCACTTCTGACTGGGTTCCTGTATTCTATTTTCTGCTTTCTGCTTTCTGTTTTCAGCGAGCAAGTCGCATCAAACAAACTGATTCATCCCTTTGAATGCTCCAAAAAGGAGGAGTTTATCCAACGCGGCATCCGTAAGTAGTCCTACAAATAGTGCAGTGGGCTTCTCAAACACTTACGGAGGGGTAAACTAGTATTTGGAAAGAGTTTGTAGCGGCCTCAAAGAAAATTCACGCGCTTCTAGGCTTCGCGCAGGATCAGGCGGGACCCAGGAGAGAAGGTGGGGAGTAGGAGAATACAGTTGCCACGTACCTGTGGACCCTCCAGGAATCTAAGCACCTCTGTATCTCGAGAGAGAGGCAAGTGTGGGGTCCAGGTCCCCGGTTTAGGGTCTTTTCCACTGCCAGTGGTGTGTGTTGGCTTCGCGCCACATACATAATTGGGCCAACGGCCTTGGCCTCGCAGTGCAGAGCTCTCCTGGCCCTCAAGGATCACTGGTGTGTGGTCCTCATCGCTGAAATTTGAGACCAAAGGAACCTTCCTTTCCTAACTcactttttgcaagaatgcagatACGTCTTGCGTCCCCAGACCTGCTTCCGGGCTAGCGCATGCCGCCTTTCAATGATGGAGACACTCCTGGTGCAAGAGAGTCAGAGAGAGGCATGAGACCCCTGAGGAGGGTAATCTCATCGGACACGAAGGCCGCTGTGCGAACGTCTTGGCCATCGCCTGGCTTTCACTTCACCTTAAAGCCATCGGCGGCCCTTCTTTCGCCTCCAGCTCCTAAAGGAGACCAAGTGCCTCTTGTCCGTTCTTGACGCCTCTATACAGGCCGCAAACGATCGGTTGCAACAGtgagatatcacaggagtctggTTGCTCTATCTCTtacagtctctgagatctaggcgctcagGAAGATGCCCTCGGCTGTTGATGCATACACTTgatggggtcggaaacaaaacaaatatatCCCCAAACTATCCCTAAATTCGTGTATCACTGCCATTCTCGCTTAACTCTCTCGCCATTCCATTGCAGGAAAAGCCGAAGCTATGAGCACGGAAATGCGGGTCAAGTTCAATGACGATGTCGCGCTGGCAGAGTCCCGTAACCATCAGCAACGGCTGAGTGCGCACACCGTTGCGCGACCGGACAGCCTGATCAAGGCGCTCCTCtcgagcaacagcagcagccagagcagcagcacaaGCAGCTCCAACGGGCCGTCCTCGACGCCCAAGCAGGTGAGTAAGCTGGGCGCCTCCTATAGCAACTGCTAATGCCCGCCCCTCCCTTGCAGGAGTCCACGTTCCGTATTATGGACATTGCGCGCACGGCCGACCCGGTCCCGGAGCGCTTCACCGAGGCCAGCTACGAGTGCAGCACGTGCAGTTTCCGCACCAGCAGCATGAATGTCCTGCTCATCCACCGCCGCGGGCACCTGGAGTCCTCCAGCAAGtacagcaccagcagcaacagcagccaggACGCCAGCACCAGCCCTAGTCAGAGCCCCAGCAGGCAGACGCGATCGGCCAGACGCGTCAACACCACACATGAGCTCGATTCTCCCACACATTTCGGAAGGCGCCGCCGGGAGAGCAGCAACCACTTCCGTGTCCACTCGCGCCACGTCTCGATTATGGTGGACGCCTCGCTGGGCGATGAGGCCCAGCGGAGAGTGGCCTCTATAGCCCAGATCACGATGGAGAGCATCGAGCGTGTGGTGCAACCCATAGTCAATAACAACAGCAACTCCAGGACGTCCTCGCCCCGCCGTGAAAGCTGCCAGAACCGTCGGAACCCCCGCAATCAGCGCATGAACAGGTTCCGCGCCACGATGCCCGCCCCTGATCAGACACCGGCCAGGCAGCGCCGCCTCACGCGCTCCATGACCCGTCGCCAGCAGGACTTTTCTCTAGCCGATGGGCAGCCGCCATCGCCGCCAACGCCAGCTTTGCCACCGCCGCAAGTGGTTCCGCGGCGCAGTGGCGCCCGCGGCCTGGCTGTTGAAAGACGCCGCACCTTGGCGGCGACCATCACCGAGCAGGCCTTGGCCGTGTCCAAGCGGGCCAGCCACTcgaggaagtcgctgctgacAACAACCGTTCCAGTCCAAGTGCGAGATCCCATCTCGCCTGAGCGCAGTGCCCCGAAAGCGAAGCGCCGCAAGAAGGCAGTCTCGAAGATCGAATTTTCGGACGCTGCTCCAGCAGTCGGCGAAGCAACGAGCTCCGAAAACGTTGCCAGCAGCTCCGGAAACACACCTGAAGCACACTTATTGCTGCCGCAGAATGAAGTTCTCCCCAAGGACTCGGCCCAAGGACCGGCAACAGCAACCGCAAccgcaacaacaacaggaaAAGCGCAGACACCAAATGTAAACTATTCGCAGCCGCACTGCACAGACCCCGCTGCGGCCTACTTGAAGCTTCAGATGAGTCTGATGGCCGAGTGGTGCGACGACGAGTGCGAGGAGCCCTTGGGTGGCTCAATCGATCCCAAAGCAACTATGGAAAAAGCCCAGAACCGGGAGAAGGACGTGGAACAGAACAGGGGTGTCGCCTCCAAGAAGCGCATACGCAACATACCAAAGAAGGACCGTCGGGACGTGGTGCTGCAGGAGTTCCACGTGGACAGAAGGCTGGAGACGGGCGACGAACCGATCATCATTCAGGACAGCGATGCCAGCTCCAACGAGAGCGTCGTTTTTATTGAGGATGAGGTTTCGACGCGCGACAGAAGCAATGGCAATGACAAATCCAAGGCCCACAACACTTCCTCGTCCTGCTTCGACTTCTCAGAGGAGGAGGACCTGCAGCAGCAGGATGGAGCAAATAGGTTAAGCTACAGACGTCACACCAACCGCCAAGAGGCCAATATCAAGGGCACTGGGGACATGGAAGAAGGTCTCGTGTCGCCCATCCTCGCCAAGGAAGCCGTAAAGCTTCCCCAGCCGGGACAAGCGGCGACCGCACGAGCCAGATCCAAAGTCACTGCTTCCAATGACGAATTTTTCAAGGGCTTCGACGATGGGCTACAAATGACAGCCGCAGCCGCCActgcagccgcagcagcagacgcAGCAGCTGTTCAGGCCAGTCGAGCTGCCAAAACGATCGCCGATCAGGAAACTGTGCCTCGCTACGCTGAGCCCGAGCCAGATGAAGCAGAGCTCGAGGCCGATCAGCTGAGCTTGCCCATTAAGGAGCGCCAGAAGCGCATTTTTAAGTCGCGCAACAAATCAATACAGGCAGCGCCGAAGGACGAAAGCCCTCCAACGTCGGAGTCCGCACTGGCTAGCGACGAGGAAGCCGACGAAGCCGAGGAAGCCGACGAAGCCGAGGGTGCCGGCAGCAACGGCGCCGCCTCTCTTCACCTGGACAATGGGGGAGGAGCCTCTCCCCAGCCCCTCAATAGCGGGTACACCAGCAGCAcgagcgacagcagcagcagcagcggcagcagcagcagcagcagtagcaacagcaacagcaatagcaACAGTAGCGGAGaaagcagcagcggcaaaCGTCATCGCAGCAAGCCCAGGACGGATCCATCCCGCAGACAGCAGCGGCGCTCCAAGGCTCGGTTCAAGCTCAAGCCCGAAGCAACGGTCGAGGAACTTACCAACATTTGTAGCCGGAACAGCAATAACATCTCCAACTGCAGCTCCATATCGAACACGAGTGGAATTGCATCGCCGCTGCTCAGCTCCAGCACGAGCTGCTCGATTGCCTCCAACATAGCCGTGATCTCGGCGGAGGAGGCACGGGAGCTGCAGCGAACTGCGTCGGGGGCAGGCCTCATTAATGCAGccattgtggatgccacacaGCCTGTGCAGCGCGGCGGTGTGCTAATCCTTGAGGACATACGCCTGCCGAACCTCTACGATCGCCTTCCCTTCGGCAGCCTACATTCTTCGGACAGCAACGACAGCCGGCTTCAAAAGACAAACCACGAGGAAGCGGCCGTCGAGGAGGAACAGTCGGGCGACACAGATGAGCAGGATTCGGAAGTCGAAGAACAAAGCGTACCTCATGAAGCCAATCGACAACTGGCGGCCAATGGCGTCAATATTTGCGAGCAGGTGCTGGACGAAGACCACGGGGAGGAACCGCAAGAGCCTGGCCCAGAGCAAGAGCTCGAATCTGAGCAGGAGCTTGAGTCTGAACCAGAGCAGGAACTGGAGTCTGAACCAGAGCTAGAACCGAACCAGGAGATAGACTCTGAGCCAGGTCAAGAgtcggagccggagccggagccagagccagcgtCAGCGTCTGAGCAAGAGACAAAATTGGCGGCCGCAACTGTACTAGAGTCGCGAGAGCCAGTGTCCTTTGTGCCCCAAAAGCGGGAGCTGCTTCTGAAGAAGAGAGAGCAAGAACTGCTGCGCCAATACGAGGCTGATCTGGTTAGCGGACGGAGTGTTGAAAAGTGCCGAAGGGCGCGGGAGCGCTGGAGCCAGGTAGTACAATCCACTGGGGACTCGTCTCTAGATACAGATGAGGACCAGCCACTGAAGTCAGTGTCTCCGGACGTGGAAGCAGGAACGCCCGAGGAAGACGAAACTAGTCAAGCAGAACAGGAGCCATCGCCCTCAGATGTGGAGGCGGAGGAGTCCGATGTGGAGAAGCCATCCGCGCTGGACTCTCAAATCGATATGAGCCTTATAGAGTCGGTGAACTCGATACTAGAGCCTCAGCGCCAGCTCGCCTCAGGAGAGCTGGTGGTGCCATCGGAGCTGTCGCTCCTCGCCCGGCGCCCCAGCAGCCATTCCCGTGCCGATGCATCAGttaccaccaccaccaccaccacgtCCAAGGGCACGGCCCTGAGCTTTGCCCAGATCTTGTGCGACGACGATGTGGCCAAAGCCCACCAGCAGCTGGAACACCTCCGTGACGCCTCGCAGCGCCGTCGCTCCAGCTCGTTGCCCACGCCGCTGCTGCAGCTTGGGCAGCGGCGCCAGCGCCGACGCTCGCGTAATGTGGGGAGCGACCCCGTCGAGACGTCGTGCGATCCGAAGGAGCAAGAGGAGAGTCCAGACAACGTAAGTGTCCCCCCAGTGTCAGGCTCCCGTacggagctgagggtcgatggataTACGCCTGTAATCTCCTGACATCCGCATAAGCGGCTCTCCTCTCAACTCTTTTGAAGACGCCGTCGAACACCAGAACTCCAGACAATCTGCAGGACCCTCCCTTGGATAGGGTTACGaggaaaaacaaagaaaattcGAGCTTTGGTGGCTACAAAATACACATTAAGAAACTTTTTAGCCTGTTTTGGCAATACTTTTGGGACGCAGAAGGTGGTACAGTCTCTAACAGAAGACTTTATTAGCCTCTTTTGGGCGTCGAAAAACAATGAAGACTCTTTCTTTTTGCTGTCTTCAAGGAAGACATAAAGTCTACAAAGAAGCCTTTACTCGAAGGTTTGGGTGCTCAAAAAATCTGTTGGGTGGGTCGATGTATGAGAGCTCTAATTGTCGTTGCAAAGTATTTTGAATACAGACATTTCCAAGGACAATCGTACACATTGCAGGTGGTAATAAGAAAGATGGAAATAAATAAAGATGGATAGAGATGGATGAAGAGATGAATAGAGATGGAATGAATTAAGATGGATTTTCAATTTTTCTAAAATTATTGCACACTTGGCACTCAAGTCCGGCACTGGATATATCCACGATCAGCCTCAGTATCCAAGTCTCTATAGCCATTACCTCTTGTGCGCCTTGTTCAACgcctagagagagagagtctcagagactataaaatcCAGAGCGACCGTAGGCTGCTGTAGACTGCGCTGAAACAAGTGCTTATATCTCAAATTTTGTGATTATATATAGGAGTGAAGAATATATAGGTTTCAAGCTGGTACGGTGGCTCACAGCTTAAAGTGCAAGCTCTTTATTTGGTTTCCTTTAACGAGTTGTAACGTGCGCATTTTTTGGGTAGTCGGAACGTCGACTATAGTCTTTAGTGCATCTAAATATCAGTCAATGCTTGATAAATGTTATTGTTGCTCTTTGCAGCCGCCCCAGTTGTCCTCTGGACGCATCTGCGCTGTGATGACTACTCCCATACCGGGCTACAATCACACATTTATGCTGTGCTCGCTGGCCAACAACAACTTCATGCCGTTGAACAACGTGGCGCTGTACCTGGACAGCGAGAAGAACCACCTGGTGCCGGTGCCGCGAGAGGCGTTGCGTGAGCCACCGCGACTTGCAGACGGACATCCGATGTCGGCTGTCTTTGCGGACATTGACTTCCGCGGTGGCCAGGCTGTGGCTCAGGTAGTGGAGCCGGCGGacatggagatggagatgagCGTGGACTTTGAGCAGAACAGCGACGAGCCGTTCGACTCCCTGGAGCAGCAGGTCTCGATGGAGTCGTCGGCGCAAATCGTTAATAGTCACTCGGAAGAGACCACCAACGATAACAAGCAGGTGGAAATACTGGGCATCATGACGCCCCTAAGCCAAGTGGCCAGCTTTGGTGGGGCCCTCAATGTGGACGAGGAGCTGTCGCTGCACGAGGACCAGCTGGAGCCCAACGTACTGCATCTAAATGTCAACGGCCATCGCCTGGAACTGGACCCTTCGGTGCTTTTCAGCATTGCGGAACAGCCGGACTCTTGCATCGAGCTGAATGTTACTGAGACTGATGCCAGCGGTGGCAGGGCCGTGCTGCACGCCCGCGATATACTCCAAGCAGCCCAGGCGTATCTGCAGGAGCGCGACTTGCAGCTGGTCAACGTGGAAGACATGACCTTAGACGAGGAGGAAGTCGGTGGAACAGCGGCCATGACAGTCCCCGCCACGGACCTGCTGGCCGAAGCACTGGCGGACAGCCAAGTGGTCAACGAGATCGATTATGTCAACGCAGCCAACGCTAGTGTGGCTTTGCTACACATAGAGACACGCTCCTCCGCCGCTGGCCTCATGGACGTTGGCGACGACGGACCCGAGGGCGTCGTGTTCGTCTCACACGTGCTGCCGCCAGCGCCTGCCCACCTCACGCCACCCATCACGGCTCGCACCAACGAAACGAATGCGCTCCTCAACCAGACGCCTATTATGTCCACGCTGGAGAATCCGAGCGCTGTGCAGCTGAGCTGCGTCTCACCCCTCGGCGAGGTTAACCTGGAGGACAGTTTGGCCGTCATCGGCGTCACAAGCAACAATGGCATACCCACCTCGCTGGAGCTCCCAATCACCGTCACGAATCCGGCTATAGCTCCCCGCGTGACAGCCCCCATCCCAGAATTAATGCGATTCGCCCCCTTTCAGTAGGGCGATATGTATGTCGCGAAGAAATCGTTTTTTTTTCACCCCgcaatttgtttttgttttttttcatACACATAAGCGTTTCTTGTAGCCTTAGTAGATGTAACGGAAGCATTTTATGTTGAGCGTAAAAGAGGGAGATACACTAATTTTGTAACCTTTTGCTAGTTTAATTCAACATAAAGAAGCGATCAAATTGTGATGTGGCACAGCACATACAATCTCGATGTATCTGCATGAGCACGCATGGAATAGTTCCCTAACCTAAGGTTTTCGCCTTAACAACGTTTCCCCATTTACATTGCAAACTACATTGTATGTGCagcaaaataataataatacgctAGCAAGTAAGTTACGTAATGGACACTTTGTCGCAGAAGAAGCAGCAGTATGCGAAAGAAGAAGCAGCGATTGCGTAGTAGGA
The Drosophila miranda strain MSH22 chromosome XL, D.miranda_PacBio2.1, whole genome shotgun sequence genome window above contains:
- the LOC108156629 gene encoding uncharacterized protein LOC108156629, giving the protein MSRSRNQEPKEPPYSEGDVVWVKIHNTEIWWPGEVTLSQNFRFVNASRPPFAVVAFFNEKTYEQVASNKLIHPFECSKKEEFIQRGIRKAEAMSTEMRVKFNDDVALAESRNHQQRLSAHTVARPDSLIKALLSSNSSSQSSSTSSSNGPSSTPKQESTFRIMDIARTADPVPERFTEASYECSTCSFRTSSMNVLLIHRRGHLESSSKYSTSSNSSQDASTSPSQSPSRQTRSARRVNTTHELDSPTHFGRRRRESSNHFRVHSRHVSIMVDASLGDEAQRRVASIAQITMESIERVVQPIVNNNSNSRTSSPRRESCQNRRNPRNQRMNRFRATMPAPDQTPARQRRLTRSMTRRQQDFSLADGQPPSPPTPALPPPQVVPRRSGARGLAVERRRTLAATITEQALAVSKRASHSRKSLLTTTVPVQVRDPISPERSAPKAKRRKKAVSKIEFSDAAPAVGEATSSENVASSSGNTPEAHLLLPQNEVLPKDSAQGPATATATATTTGKAQTPNVNYSQPHCTDPAAAYLKLQMSLMAEWCDDECEEPLGGSIDPKATMEKAQNREKDVEQNRGVASKKRIRNIPKKDRRDVVLQEFHVDRRLETGDEPIIIQDSDASSNESVVFIEDEVSTRDRSNGNDKSKAHNTSSSCFDFSEEEDLQQQDGANRLSYRRHTNRQEANIKGTGDMEEGLVSPILAKEAVKLPQPGQAATARARSKVTASNDEFFKGFDDGLQMTAAAATAAAAADAAAVQASRAAKTIADQETVPRYAEPEPDEAELEADQLSLPIKERQKRIFKSRNKSIQAAPKDESPPTSESALASDEEADEAEEADEAEGAGSNGAASLHLDNGGGASPQPLNSGYTSSTSDSSSSSGSSSSSSSNSNSNSNSSGESSSGKRHRSKPRTDPSRRQQRRSKARFKLKPEATVEELTNICSRNSNNISNCSSISNTSGIASPLLSSSTSCSIASNIAVISAEEARELQRTASGAGLINAAIVDATQPVQRGGVLILEDIRLPNLYDRLPFGSLHSSDSNDSRLQKTNHEEAAVEEEQSGDTDEQDSEVEEQSVPHEANRQLAANGVNICEQVLDEDHGEEPQEPGPEQELESEQELESEPEQELESEPELEPNQEIDSEPGQESEPEPEPEPASASEQETKLAAATVLESREPVSFVPQKRELLLKKREQELLRQYEADLVSGRSVEKCRRARERWSQVVQSTGDSSLDTDEDQPLKSVSPDVEAGTPEEDETSQAEQEPSPSDVEAEESDVEKPSALDSQIDMSLIESVNSILEPQRQLASGELVVPSELSLLARRPSSHSRADASVTTTTTTTSKGTALSFAQILCDDDVAKAHQQLEHLRDASQRRRSSSLPTPLLQLGQRRQRRRSRNVGSDPVETSCDPKEQEESPDNPPQLSSGRICAVMTTPIPGYNHTFMLCSLANNNFMPLNNVALYLDSEKNHLVPVPREALREPPRLADGHPMSAVFADIDFRGGQAVAQVVEPADMEMEMSVDFEQNSDEPFDSLEQQVSMESSAQIVNSHSEETTNDNKQVEILGIMTPLSQVASFGGALNVDEELSLHEDQLEPNVLHLNVNGHRLELDPSVLFSIAEQPDSCIELNVTETDASGGRAVLHARDILQAAQAYLQERDLQLVNVEDMTLDEEEVGGTAAMTVPATDLLAEALADSQVVNEIDYVNAANASVALLHIETRSSAAGLMDVGDDGPEGVVFVSHVLPPAPAHLTPPITARTNETNALLNQTPIMSTLENPSAVQLSCVSPLGEVNLEDSLAVIGVTSNNGIPTSLELPITVTNPAIAPRVTAPIPELMRFAPFQ